In Janthinobacterium sp. 67, a genomic segment contains:
- a CDS encoding L-cystine transporter, with amino-acid sequence MAINIILNLLVALLVFAFMFHQQRKHATFTVRVFTGLGLGVLLGAAVQWLYGAGSPIIAGTNEYMDIVGSGYVKLLQMIIMPLIMVSIISAILKLKDASSLGKISALTIGTLLITTTVAAALGILMAKLFGLTAVGLTSSAAEVARGVQLQGSLETAKALSLPKLLVSFVPTNPFLDMTGARKTSTIAVVVFSIFIGISATGIAAKKPEIFASFEHFMKVAHAIVMRMVTLVLRLTPYGVFALMFEVVASSSYTDILKLINFVVASYSALILMFLVHLAIIAGVGLNPLRFVKKVFPVLAFAFTSRTSAGSIPMSVQTQTQRLGTPEGIANFAASFGSTIGQNGCAGIYPAMLAVMIAPTVGVDPFTVSFLLPLLAIITIGSVGVAGVGGGATFAALIVLSAMDLPVALAGLLISVEPLIDMGRTALNVSGSITAGTVTSRVMGETDLAVYNSDDAPDLDEAEHAA; translated from the coding sequence ATGGCAATTAACATCATCCTGAACCTGCTCGTTGCGTTGCTCGTCTTCGCTTTCATGTTCCATCAGCAACGCAAACACGCGACGTTTACCGTGCGCGTCTTCACGGGCCTGGGCCTGGGCGTGCTGCTCGGTGCGGCCGTGCAGTGGCTGTACGGCGCCGGCTCGCCCATCATCGCGGGCACCAATGAATACATGGACATCGTCGGCAGCGGCTACGTCAAACTGCTGCAGATGATCATCATGCCGCTGATCATGGTGTCCATCATTTCCGCCATCCTGAAACTCAAGGACGCGAGCTCGCTGGGCAAGATCAGCGCGCTGACCATCGGCACCCTGCTCATCACGACGACCGTCGCCGCCGCGCTGGGCATTTTGATGGCCAAGCTGTTCGGCCTGACGGCTGTCGGCCTGACGTCGAGCGCCGCCGAAGTGGCGCGCGGCGTGCAGCTGCAAGGCTCGCTGGAAACGGCGAAGGCCCTGTCCCTGCCGAAACTGCTGGTCAGCTTCGTGCCGACCAATCCCTTCCTCGACATGACGGGCGCGCGCAAGACGTCGACCATCGCCGTGGTCGTGTTCTCGATCTTCATCGGCATCTCGGCCACGGGCATTGCGGCGAAAAAGCCGGAGATTTTTGCCTCGTTCGAGCACTTCATGAAAGTGGCGCACGCCATCGTCATGCGCATGGTTACCCTGGTGCTGCGCCTGACGCCGTACGGCGTGTTCGCGCTGATGTTTGAAGTGGTGGCCTCGTCGAGCTACACGGACATCTTGAAATTGATCAACTTCGTCGTCGCTTCGTACAGCGCGCTGATTTTGATGTTCCTCGTGCACCTGGCCATCATCGCCGGCGTGGGCCTGAACCCGCTGCGCTTCGTGAAAAAAGTCTTCCCCGTGCTGGCCTTCGCGTTCACGTCGCGCACCAGCGCCGGTTCGATCCCGATGAGCGTGCAGACGCAAACGCAGCGCCTGGGCACGCCGGAAGGCATCGCCAACTTCGCCGCCTCGTTCGGTTCGACCATCGGCCAGAACGGCTGCGCCGGCATCTATCCGGCCATGCTGGCCGTCATGATCGCCCCGACCGTCGGCGTCGATCCCTTCACGGTCAGCTTCCTGCTGCCCCTGCTGGCCATCATCACCATCGGTTCCGTCGGCGTGGCCGGCGTGGGCGGCGGCGCCACGTTTGCCGCGCTGATCGTGCTGTCGGCGATGGACTTGCCCGTCGCGCTGGCCGGCTTGCTGATCTCCGTCGAACCGCTGATCGACATGGGCCGCACGGCGCTGAACGTCAGCGGCTCGATCACGGCCGGCACCGTCACCAGCCGGGTCATGGGCGAGACCGACCTGGCCGTCTACAACAGCGACGACGCGCCCGACCTGGACGAAGCGGAACACGCAGCCTAA
- a CDS encoding nuclear transport factor 2 family protein, which yields MNALTEVQVLDAEERLRLAMMASDVAALNVLLADDLLFTNHLGHLLSKHADLAAHEQRLLAITDLRASERHVRINGNVAVVSVRMQLTGTYHDVETHGDFRFTRVWAQDAAGALQVIAAHSGVVA from the coding sequence ATGAATGCATTAACTGAAGTACAAGTGCTCGATGCGGAAGAACGCTTGCGCCTGGCCATGATGGCTTCCGACGTGGCCGCGCTGAACGTCTTGCTGGCCGACGACTTGCTGTTTACCAATCACCTGGGCCACTTGCTGAGCAAGCATGCTGACCTGGCCGCGCACGAGCAGCGCCTGCTGGCCATCACCGACCTGCGCGCGTCCGAGCGCCATGTGCGGATCAACGGCAACGTGGCCGTCGTCTCCGTGCGCATGCAGCTGACGGGCACCTACCACGATGTGGAAACGCATGGCGACTTCCGTTTTACGCGCGTCTGGGCGCAGGATGCGGCCGGCGCGCTGCAAGTGATCGCCGCCCATTCCGGCGTCGTGGCTTGA
- a CDS encoding IMPACT family protein, which translates to MPFTIATPVHSELIIKKSRFIGCVQPMTDRASAQQVVNDLKAQHPGACHVCWALLAGGQSAAVDDGEPSGTAGRPMLDVLRHQDLEGVLATVVRYFGGIKLGAGGLVRAYTDSVAQALLQAEKTAIVRQRTLRCTVPYAMEGMLRRELDGAGATLLNVEHGEHVLFDFSLPETAATALLAHLHEAGNGRIVWLKAEAEEEE; encoded by the coding sequence ATGCCGTTTACCATTGCCACTCCCGTCCACAGCGAACTGATCATCAAGAAAAGCCGTTTCATCGGCTGCGTGCAGCCGATGACGGACCGCGCCAGCGCGCAGCAGGTGGTCAATGACTTGAAGGCGCAGCATCCGGGCGCCTGCCATGTGTGCTGGGCGCTGCTGGCGGGCGGGCAATCGGCGGCCGTCGATGATGGCGAACCGAGCGGCACGGCCGGGCGGCCCATGCTCGACGTGCTGCGCCACCAGGACCTGGAAGGCGTGCTGGCGACCGTCGTGCGCTATTTTGGCGGGATCAAGCTGGGCGCGGGCGGCCTCGTGCGCGCCTACACGGATAGCGTGGCGCAAGCGCTGCTGCAGGCGGAAAAGACGGCCATCGTACGCCAGAGAACTTTGCGCTGCACGGTGCCGTATGCGATGGAAGGCATGCTGCGCCGCGAACTCGATGGCGCCGGCGCCACCTTGCTGAACGTGGAACACGGCGAGCACGTGCTGTTCGACTTCAGCCTGCCTGAAACGGCCGCCACCGCCCTGCTGGCCCATCTGCATGAGGCGGGCAATGGCCGCATCGTCTGGCTGAAAGCGGAAGCGGAAGAGGAAGAATGA
- a CDS encoding AraC family transcriptional regulator translates to MLSPSLPLRAIRIAQPQERVTAAHRHASGQLFGAMRGLSVAADSGQWVVPASHCVWMPPHHVHALRSHGPFAGWSVYVDETSCASLPAAPCVMRVSGLLREAVDRASTWDDVALDVRQARVAGVILDEIAAAPYEPFGLPLPTDPRLLRVARAILDDLADERGVEALAAWAGVSPRTLARRFTLETGFTPSAWRQRARILRALELLASGQPVTTIALDLGYDNVSAFIAMFKRVMGVTPGKYGEGPAPETYFVV, encoded by the coding sequence ATCTTGTCGCCATCGCTGCCGCTGCGCGCCATACGCATTGCCCAGCCGCAGGAGAGGGTGACGGCGGCGCACCGCCACGCCAGCGGCCAGCTGTTCGGCGCCATGCGAGGCCTTTCCGTTGCCGCCGACAGCGGGCAGTGGGTAGTGCCGGCCAGCCATTGCGTATGGATGCCGCCCCATCACGTCCATGCCCTGCGGTCGCACGGCCCGTTTGCGGGCTGGAGCGTGTATGTGGACGAGACCAGTTGCGCCAGCTTGCCCGCCGCGCCGTGCGTGATGCGCGTCTCGGGCTTGCTGCGCGAAGCGGTGGACCGTGCCAGCACCTGGGACGATGTCGCGCTCGACGTGCGGCAAGCCCGTGTGGCGGGCGTGATCCTCGACGAAATCGCCGCCGCGCCGTACGAGCCCTTCGGCTTGCCCCTGCCCACGGACCCGCGCCTGCTGCGCGTGGCGCGCGCCATCCTCGATGACCTGGCCGACGAGCGGGGCGTGGAAGCGCTGGCCGCCTGGGCCGGCGTATCACCGCGCACCCTGGCCCGCCGTTTCACGCTCGAGACCGGCTTTACGCCCTCGGCCTGGCGCCAGCGCGCCCGCATCCTGCGTGCCCTGGAATTGTTGGCTAGTGGCCAGCCCGTCACGACGATTGCGCTGGACTTGGGCTACGACAACGTCAGCGCCTTCATCGCCATGTTCAAGCGCGTGATGGGCGTGACGCCGGGCAAGTATGGGGAAGGCCCCGCGCCAGAAACTTATTTTGTGGTGTAG
- a CDS encoding SDR family oxidoreductase has translation MTDHCIKGKTVLIAGGGKNLGGLIARDLAQQGAKAVAIHYNSAASKADAEATVAAIKAAGAQAVAIQANLTTAGAVEKLFADAIAAVGNLDIAINTVGKVLKKPIAEISEAEYDEMTAVNSKTAFFFLKEAGKNLNDNGKICTVVTSLLGAFTPFYAAYAGTKAPVEHYTRAASKEFGARGISVTAVGPGPMDTPFFYPAEGDDAVAYHKTAAALSGFSKTGLTDIHDVVPFIRHLVSDGWWITGQTILINGGYTTK, from the coding sequence ATGACTGACCATTGCATCAAAGGCAAGACCGTCCTCATCGCCGGAGGAGGCAAGAACCTCGGGGGACTGATCGCCCGCGACCTGGCGCAGCAAGGCGCCAAGGCAGTGGCCATCCACTACAACAGCGCAGCCAGCAAGGCCGATGCCGAGGCAACCGTGGCCGCGATCAAGGCCGCAGGCGCACAAGCCGTCGCAATCCAGGCCAACCTGACGACGGCCGGGGCCGTCGAGAAGCTGTTCGCCGACGCCATTGCCGCGGTCGGCAACCTGGACATCGCGATTAACACCGTTGGGAAGGTGCTGAAGAAGCCGATCGCGGAGATCAGCGAAGCCGAATACGACGAAATGACGGCGGTCAACTCCAAGACCGCTTTCTTCTTTCTCAAGGAGGCCGGCAAGAACCTCAACGACAATGGCAAGATCTGCACCGTGGTCACCTCGCTGCTGGGTGCATTCACGCCCTTCTACGCCGCGTATGCCGGCACCAAGGCGCCGGTGGAGCACTACACCCGCGCGGCGTCCAAGGAGTTCGGTGCGCGCGGCATCTCGGTGACGGCGGTCGGGCCAGGTCCGATGGACACGCCGTTTTTCTATCCCGCCGAAGGCGATGACGCGGTGGCGTACCACAAGACGGCCGCGGCACTCTCCGGATTCAGCAAGACCGGCCTCACCGATATCCATGACGTAGTCCCGTTCATCCGGCACCTGGTCAGCGATGGCTGGTGGATCACCGGTCAGACTATCCTGATCAATGGCGGCTACACCACAAAATAA
- a CDS encoding LysR family transcriptional regulator: MDKFNQYRVFTQVAEMGSFIKAANALGMPRASISAAIQQLELVIGTRLLHRTTRQVQLTADGMLLLERVRSLLADAEDIDQLFHVQHSKISGRLCVDAPSRIGRRLIAPALPGFLRAYPRLELILSSSDRAIDMVQEGVDCAVRVGTLQDSSIVARPLGHIALINCASLGYVREHGVPATPDDLSKGHWTVGYASGPAAKESPWEYLDAGRKRSLSIPSRVIVNNAENYIACCVAGVGLIQIPRFDVQHLLDSGELIEVMPEFRAASMPVSLVFSHRKQLSRRLNAFFEWFETLMRPHLES; encoded by the coding sequence ATGGACAAATTCAATCAGTACCGTGTTTTCACACAAGTAGCTGAAATGGGGAGTTTCATCAAGGCTGCCAATGCGCTGGGCATGCCGAGGGCCTCCATCTCCGCCGCCATACAGCAGCTTGAACTGGTGATTGGCACGCGCTTATTGCATCGCACCACGCGGCAAGTACAACTGACCGCGGATGGCATGCTCCTGCTCGAGCGCGTTCGTTCGCTTCTGGCGGATGCGGAAGATATCGATCAACTGTTTCATGTGCAGCACAGCAAGATTTCAGGGCGACTCTGCGTGGATGCCCCCAGCCGCATCGGGCGCAGGCTGATCGCTCCGGCGCTGCCCGGCTTTTTACGCGCCTACCCCCGGCTCGAGTTGATATTGAGTTCCTCGGACCGTGCGATCGACATGGTGCAGGAAGGCGTGGACTGTGCCGTGCGCGTCGGGACGTTGCAGGACAGCAGTATCGTCGCGCGTCCTCTCGGGCATATCGCACTGATCAACTGCGCCAGTCTAGGCTATGTACGCGAGCATGGTGTGCCGGCAACGCCAGATGATTTGAGCAAAGGACACTGGACGGTTGGATATGCCTCCGGTCCTGCCGCGAAAGAGTCTCCCTGGGAGTATCTGGATGCGGGACGCAAACGATCACTGTCAATTCCCAGCCGGGTGATCGTCAACAACGCCGAAAATTACATTGCCTGCTGTGTGGCGGGGGTGGGATTGATCCAGATTCCCCGTTTCGACGTGCAACACCTGCTCGACAGCGGCGAACTCATTGAAGTCATGCCGGAATTCCGCGCGGCGTCCATGCCGGTGTCGCTCGTTTTCTCGCACCGCAAGCAACTGTCGCGCAGGCTGAATGCATTTTTCGAATGGTTCGAAACGTTAATGCGGCCACATCTCGAATCATGA
- a CDS encoding MarR family winged helix-turn-helix transcriptional regulator, with translation MPTTEDLPIPERALALSDDLRTAFKRLLRSMQREGGELEGSVSMMQYMLLALIHEQPGIGVAALARLQNVRGPTVSAQVKSLEEAGLVERGAPDPQDRRRSGLQVSAQGLAILETLRARRRDVLAQRIARLTPQQIDALEAAMQPLLEIGQA, from the coding sequence ATGCCCACTACCGAAGATCTTCCCATCCCCGAACGCGCGCTGGCGCTGTCCGATGATTTGCGCACGGCGTTCAAGCGTTTGCTGCGTTCCATGCAGCGCGAAGGGGGCGAGCTGGAAGGCAGCGTGTCGATGATGCAATACATGCTGCTGGCCCTGATCCACGAACAACCGGGCATCGGCGTGGCCGCGCTGGCGCGCCTGCAGAATGTGCGCGGTCCCACCGTCAGCGCGCAGGTCAAGTCGCTGGAAGAGGCGGGACTGGTCGAGCGCGGCGCGCCCGATCCGCAGGATCGGCGCCGCTCGGGGCTGCAGGTGTCCGCGCAAGGTCTGGCCATCCTCGAAACCCTGCGTGCGCGGCGCCGCGATGTGCTGGCGCAGCGCATTGCCCGTCTTACGCCGCAGCAGATCGATGCGCTGGAAGCGGCCATGCAGCCGCTGCTTGAGATCGGACAAGCATGA
- a CDS encoding MDR family MFS transporter — protein sequence MSRHDQAAGAEKDAVKPVTEREVRAIYLGLMAVLGLGALDQSIVATALPRIVDDLGGMAHLSWVVTAYVLASTATMPLYGKLADQYGRRPMIFTALLTFLLGSVLCGLAQNMTELIIFRAIQGLGAGGFMPLAQIIIGDIVPPAERGKRQGMVPIVYAVTSVLGPVLGGVITDALSWHWIFYVNLPIGVAAFVIIARAMRKPVRMHAHKIDYLGSALLTGAITAALLVLALGGTEWPWDALAIKVCGGVAVLLGIWLAFHVGRVDEPVLPPDLFENRTFNIASLVMAVTFMGLMGASVFFPLFFQLVMGTSPAQSGVMTVPMMVGLVASSIFNGRVLSRSGKYKMVQVAGLAVALLAFAVLAWGMETSRGYWIIEPAIFFLGTGLGLVMPNMTIAVQNALPLARRGVGTAMLAFFRSLGGLLGVTASGAILAHQLHKHGVEAVSALGAQAATQTVDVYRHAIASVFGAGAVLLLLGLIFLLFLPELPLEGHPATVKDDQ from the coding sequence ATGAGCCGCCACGATCAAGCCGCAGGCGCAGAAAAGGACGCTGTAAAACCCGTCACCGAGCGCGAAGTGCGCGCCATCTACCTGGGCCTGATGGCCGTGCTGGGCCTCGGTGCGCTGGACCAGAGCATCGTCGCCACGGCCTTGCCGCGCATCGTCGATGACCTGGGCGGCATGGCGCATCTGTCGTGGGTGGTGACGGCGTACGTGCTGGCCTCGACGGCCACCATGCCCCTGTACGGCAAGCTGGCCGACCAGTACGGCCGCCGCCCCATGATCTTCACGGCCCTGCTGACCTTTCTGCTCGGCTCCGTGCTGTGCGGGTTGGCGCAGAACATGACGGAGCTGATCATTTTCCGCGCCATCCAAGGTCTCGGTGCGGGCGGCTTCATGCCGCTGGCGCAAATCATCATCGGCGACATCGTGCCGCCGGCCGAGCGGGGCAAGCGGCAGGGCATGGTGCCCATCGTGTATGCCGTCACCAGCGTACTCGGCCCCGTGCTGGGTGGCGTGATCACGGATGCTTTGTCGTGGCACTGGATTTTCTATGTCAACCTGCCCATCGGTGTCGCCGCCTTTGTCATCATCGCGCGCGCCATGCGCAAGCCCGTGCGCATGCATGCGCACAAGATCGACTATCTGGGATCGGCCTTGCTGACGGGCGCCATCACGGCGGCCCTGCTGGTGCTGGCGCTGGGCGGCACCGAGTGGCCGTGGGATGCGCTGGCCATCAAAGTGTGCGGCGGCGTCGCCGTGCTGCTGGGGATCTGGCTGGCCTTCCACGTGGGCAGGGTCGATGAGCCCGTGCTGCCGCCCGACCTGTTCGAAAACCGCACCTTCAATATCGCCAGCCTGGTCATGGCCGTGACCTTCATGGGGTTGATGGGCGCCAGCGTCTTCTTTCCCCTGTTCTTCCAGCTGGTGATGGGCACGAGTCCGGCGCAGTCCGGCGTGATGACGGTGCCGATGATGGTGGGGCTGGTGGCCTCGTCTATCTTCAACGGCCGAGTGCTGTCGCGTTCGGGCAAGTACAAGATGGTGCAGGTGGCGGGATTGGCGGTGGCGCTGCTGGCGTTTGCCGTGCTGGCCTGGGGCATGGAAACGTCGCGCGGTTACTGGATCATCGAGCCGGCCATCTTCTTCCTCGGCACGGGGCTGGGACTGGTGATGCCGAACATGACGATCGCCGTGCAAAATGCCTTGCCCCTGGCGCGGCGCGGCGTGGGCACGGCCATGCTGGCCTTTTTCCGCTCGCTGGGCGGCTTGCTGGGCGTGACGGCGTCCGGCGCCATTCTCGCGCATCAGTTGCACAAGCACGGCGTGGAAGCCGTCTCGGCGCTGGGCGCGCAGGCGGCCACGCAGACGGTGGACGTGTACCGTCATGCGATCGCCAGCGTGTTTGGCGCCGGCGCCGTGCTGCTGCTATTGGGGCTGATCTTCCTGCTGTTCCTGCCGGAACTGCCCCTGGAGGGGCATCCGGCAACGGTCAAGGACGATCAATAG
- a CDS encoding NADH:flavin oxidoreductase/NADH oxidase, with amino-acid sequence MSALFQPYTLKNVTLRNRIAVPPMCQYMAVDGVANDWHLSHYAGMARGGAGLVIVEATAVAPEGRITPGCTGIWNDDLAQAFVPVVKAIKAAGSVPGIQIAHAGRKASSNRPWEGDDHIVEGDARGWQTIAPSAIAFGGGLPKVPRAMDLDDIARVKQNFVDAAVRAREVGFEWLELHFAHGYLAQSFFSAHSNQRDDIYGGSLENRSRFLLETLKAVREVWPEHLPLTIRFGVLEFDGRDEQTLLESIGLVRQFKDAGMDMISVSMGFTIPDVSIPWGPAFMGPIAERVRREAGVPVSSAWGFGTPAIAERVVKDEQLDVVMVGKAHLANPHWAYFAAKELGVERASWTLPAPYAHWLERY; translated from the coding sequence ATGTCCGCCCTCTTCCAGCCCTACACTCTCAAAAACGTCACCCTGCGCAACCGCATCGCCGTGCCGCCCATGTGCCAGTACATGGCCGTCGATGGCGTGGCCAACGACTGGCATCTGTCGCATTACGCGGGCATGGCCCGTGGCGGCGCCGGCCTGGTGATCGTCGAAGCGACGGCCGTGGCGCCGGAAGGCCGCATCACGCCCGGCTGCACGGGTATCTGGAACGATGACCTAGCGCAAGCCTTCGTGCCTGTCGTGAAAGCCATCAAGGCGGCCGGCTCCGTGCCCGGCATCCAGATCGCCCATGCGGGCCGCAAGGCCAGTTCCAACCGTCCATGGGAAGGCGACGACCATATCGTAGAGGGTGACGCGCGCGGCTGGCAAACCATCGCCCCGTCCGCCATCGCCTTCGGCGGCGGCCTGCCGAAAGTGCCGCGCGCCATGGACCTCGACGATATCGCCCGCGTGAAACAGAACTTCGTCGACGCAGCCGTGCGCGCCCGCGAAGTGGGCTTCGAATGGCTGGAGCTGCACTTCGCCCACGGCTACCTGGCGCAAAGCTTCTTTTCCGCCCACTCGAACCAGCGCGACGATATCTATGGCGGCAGCCTGGAAAACCGCAGCCGCTTCCTGCTGGAAACATTGAAAGCCGTGCGCGAAGTGTGGCCCGAGCACCTGCCGTTGACGATCCGCTTCGGCGTGCTGGAATTTGACGGCCGCGACGAGCAAACCCTGCTCGAATCGATCGGCCTCGTGCGCCAGTTCAAGGACGCGGGCATGGACATGATCAGCGTCAGCATGGGTTTTACCATTCCCGACGTGTCGATTCCATGGGGCCCCGCCTTCATGGGGCCGATTGCCGAACGCGTGCGTCGCGAAGCGGGTGTGCCCGTCTCTTCCGCCTGGGGCTTCGGCACGCCAGCGATTGCCGAGCGCGTCGTCAAGGACGAGCAACTCGACGTGGTGATGGTCGGCAAGGCGCACCTGGCCAATCCGCACTGGGCATACTTTGCCGCCAAGGAACTCGGCGTGGAACGCGCCTCGTGGACCCTGCCGGCGCCGTACGCGCACTGGCTCGAGCGCTATTGA
- a CDS encoding ArsR/SmtB family transcription factor, whose product MRPHKHPPASEFVLERVLYALSDSIRLDIVRHLARVDAAACGDLDGGRPKSTVSHHFKVLREAGLVYTENAGTTHMNTLRRADIESRFPGLLDAILAQQPLAPASPDAGGQAV is encoded by the coding sequence ATGCGTCCACACAAACATCCTCCCGCCAGCGAATTCGTGCTCGAAAGAGTGCTGTACGCCTTGAGCGATTCCATTCGCCTCGACATCGTGCGCCACCTGGCCAGGGTGGACGCGGCCGCTTGCGGCGACCTCGACGGCGGGCGGCCGAAGTCGACCGTTTCCCACCATTTCAAGGTCTTGCGCGAAGCGGGCCTCGTCTACACGGAAAACGCGGGCACGACGCACATGAACACCTTGCGCCGCGCCGATATCGAGAGCCGTTTTCCCGGCCTGCTCGACGCCATCCTGGCGCAGCAGCCATTGGCGCCCGCATCGCCGGACGCGGGCGGACAGGCAGTCTAG
- a CDS encoding acyltransferase family protein codes for MTAVAAVSQADLAHRPQFGWINGLKAGAAQLIVLHHLAFYGPMSDYVQPLWPALLDWLGGSARIAVQVFLVIGGFLVAKSLSPAGHPGIASPLQAIWRRYAKLAPPFLVATLLAAIITPVAGIWMQHDSMSAAVTLGQLSAHALLLHGVLGYESLSAGAWYVAIDFQLYLLTVSLLWLGGRLAGQRRGRWLMPLAVTAGITFSLLYFNLDAGWDNWAPYFFGSYGLGMLAWWASDPARKPGAMTVLMVMMAVPVLLALAVDYRSRIALALIVACALILFGRARTPSQGGAWNVINALGRISYAVFLVHFPVSLLVNALFVTYVPLEPEWQALGMLTAWGASLAAGAAFYRWVEVPLGRVMGSVVAHLAGRPALVSR; via the coding sequence ATGACGGCAGTAGCAGCGGTATCACAGGCGGACCTGGCACATCGTCCGCAGTTTGGCTGGATCAATGGTTTGAAGGCGGGCGCGGCGCAGCTGATCGTGTTGCATCACCTGGCGTTTTACGGGCCCATGTCCGACTACGTGCAGCCCCTGTGGCCCGCGCTGCTGGACTGGCTCGGCGGCAGCGCGCGCATCGCCGTGCAAGTATTTCTCGTCATCGGCGGCTTTCTCGTCGCCAAATCCCTCTCGCCCGCCGGCCATCCCGGCATTGCTTCCCCGCTGCAGGCGATCTGGCGCCGCTATGCCAAGCTGGCGCCACCTTTCCTGGTGGCCACCTTGCTTGCCGCCATCATCACGCCCGTCGCCGGTATCTGGATGCAGCACGATTCCATGTCGGCCGCCGTCACCCTGGGCCAGTTGAGTGCCCATGCCTTGCTGCTGCACGGCGTGCTGGGCTATGAATCGCTGTCGGCCGGCGCCTGGTACGTGGCCATCGATTTCCAGCTGTACCTGCTGACGGTGTCGCTGCTGTGGCTGGGCGGCCGCCTGGCGGGCCAGCGGCGCGGGCGCTGGCTGATGCCGCTGGCCGTCACTGCGGGCATCACCTTTTCCTTGCTGTATTTCAATCTCGACGCGGGTTGGGACAATTGGGCGCCGTATTTCTTCGGTAGCTACGGCCTGGGCATGCTGGCCTGGTGGGCCAGCGACCCGGCCCGCAAACCCGGCGCCATGACGGTGCTCATGGTCATGATGGCGGTTCCCGTCCTGCTGGCCCTGGCCGTCGACTACCGCAGCCGCATCGCCCTGGCCCTGATCGTCGCCTGCGCCCTGATCCTGTTCGGCCGTGCCCGCACGCCGTCGCAGGGCGGCGCCTGGAACGTCATCAACGCCCTGGGCCGCATCTCGTATGCCGTGTTCCTCGTCCACTTCCCCGTCAGCCTGCTGGTCAATGCCTTGTTTGTCACCTATGTTCCGTTGGAGCCAGAGTGGCAGGCGCTGGGCATGCTGACGGCCTGGGGCGCCAGCCTGGCGGCCGGCGCCGCGTTTTACCGGTGGGTGGAAGTGCCGCTGGGGCGGGTGATGGGGAGCGTGGTGGCGCATCTGGCCGGGCGGCCGGCGCTGGTGTCGCGTTAG
- the ybgF gene encoding tol-pal system protein YbgF produces the protein MMTFSKAGVAAALMAAFAYLPLHANAALFDDDEARKAILELRAKVDAMARDLNSRIDAKADKTSTLSLINQHDQTMQEIARLRGQIEVLGNDLANVQKRQKDFYTDIDARLRKLEPRQVTIDGQEAAVGVSEQSAYESAFGLFKSGDYKGAVSALDGFVKRYPESAYAANAQYWLGNAYYAQRDCKNAITAQQAVLKNYPDSPKAADAMLNIASCYTELKDKANATKTLNALISRYPDSSAAQAAKERAGKK, from the coding sequence ATGATGACATTCTCGAAAGCCGGCGTCGCCGCCGCCTTGATGGCCGCGTTTGCCTACCTGCCCCTGCACGCCAACGCCGCCCTGTTCGATGACGACGAAGCGCGCAAGGCCATCCTCGAGCTGCGCGCCAAGGTCGACGCCATGGCGCGCGACCTGAACAGCCGCATCGACGCCAAGGCGGACAAGACCAGCACCCTGAGCCTGATCAACCAGCACGACCAGACCATGCAAGAGATCGCCCGCCTGCGCGGCCAGATCGAAGTACTGGGCAACGACCTGGCGAACGTGCAAAAGCGCCAGAAGGATTTCTACACCGACATCGACGCGCGCCTGCGCAAGCTCGAACCGCGCCAGGTCACCATCGACGGCCAGGAAGCGGCCGTGGGCGTATCCGAGCAAAGCGCATACGAATCCGCGTTCGGCCTGTTCAAGTCGGGCGACTACAAGGGCGCCGTCTCGGCCCTGGACGGCTTCGTCAAGCGCTACCCGGAATCGGCCTACGCGGCCAACGCGCAATACTGGCTGGGCAACGCCTATTACGCCCAGCGCGACTGCAAGAACGCCATCACGGCCCAGCAGGCAGTGCTGAAGAACTACCCGGACAGCCCGAAGGCGGCCGACGCCATGCTCAACATCGCCAGCTGCTACACGGAGCTGAAAGACAAGGCCAACGCCACCAAGACGCTGAACGCCCTGATCTCGCGCTACCCGGACTCCAGCGCGGCCCAGGCCGCCAAGGAACGGGCCGGCAAAAAGTAA